The Phycisphaeraceae bacterium genome segment GAAGAGCGGGATGACCTTCTCGGGAAACTGATACGGGCCGAAGTTGTTGGAGCAGCGCGTCACCATGGCCGGAAAGCCGAACGTGTGGTGATACGCCAGCACCAGGTGGTCGCTGGCCGCCTTCGATGCCGCGTACGGACTGTTGGGCGAGATCGGCGAGGACTCGGTGAATCGCTTCGACGGGTCATCCAGCGGCAGACTGCCGTACACCTCGTCTGTGCTGACATGCAGGAACCTTTTCACTTGCCCCGAATCACGGCAGGCGTCCAGCAGCACCTGCGTCCCGACGACGTTGGTCGAGATAAAGGGACCGCTGTCGTGGATCGAACGGTCCACGTGACTCTCGGCGGCAAAGTGAACCACTGCGTCGCACCCGTGGAGCGCCTCGAGCACCTGATCCCGGCGACGGATGTCCCCGTGAACAAAGCGATAGGCCGCGTCTTCTGAGAGGTCAGCCAGGTTCGCCAGGTTGCCGGCATAGGTGAGCAGGTCGAGGTTCACAACCTGCCACGCAGGCCGCACCCGACGCACGAAGCGAATGAAGTTGCTGCCGATGAAGCCAGCGCCGCCGGTCACGAGAATCCTGTGCATGGGGCGTCCTTGCGATCGCTCTGTCAATGGACCTGCGCTGCGGTTGGCAAGTGGTTTGCCGCACCGGGGAGTATCTCACGCAGACAGGCGCGCAGGGCGTCGAGCCAGTGTCGCGGCTGCCCGATCAGATTCGTCGTGCCGGAAAGATCGAGAACGCTGAAGCGGGGTCGCCTGGCTGGTCGCGGAAACTCGTTCGTCTCGATCGGCAGAACGCGACAGGCAAGCCCCGCCTCATCCACGATCGCCTCGGCGAACTCGAACCACGAGCAGTCGCCGCTGTTCGTCGCGTGAAACGTGCCCTCGGCGCCGCGATGGATCAGGCGGCAGGTCATCTCCGCCAGATCGGCGGCCAGGGTAGGCCGCCCGCGCTGATCCATCACCACCCGCAGCTCGGGCTTGGCGGCGGCATGCTGCAGAATGGTCTGCACGAAGTTCCGCCCATGCGGGGCGTACAGCCAGCTGGTCCGGATGATGAGATGCCGGCAGCCGCTGCGCCGAATCGCCACTTCGCCCGCCAGTTTGGTGGCGCCATACCAGTTGACCGGGTCCGTCGGATCCGTGACGGCGTAGGGGCGCCGCCCCTCGCCATTGAACACGTAGTCGGTCGAGTAGTGAACCAGCAAT includes the following:
- the rfbB gene encoding dTDP-glucose 4,6-dehydratase, producing the protein MHRILVTGGAGFIGSNFIRFVRRVRPAWQVVNLDLLTYAGNLANLADLSEDAAYRFVHGDIRRRDQVLEALHGCDAVVHFAAESHVDRSIHDSGPFISTNVVGTQVLLDACRDSGQVKRFLHVSTDEVYGSLPLDDPSKRFTESSPISPNSPYAASKAASDHLVLAYHHTFGFPAMVTRCSNNFGPYQFPEKVIPLFVTNLFDGRKVPLYGDGLNVRDWLHVEDHCEALLVVLESGTPGEVYNIGGDNERSNLELTHTLLHLLGMGREMIQPVADRPGHDRRYAIDAGKIRTQLGWRPTRSAWPQALAQTIEWYRDHEMWWRPLKNRAFNATNLVRPAKTTA
- the rfbD gene encoding dTDP-4-dehydrorhamnose reductase produces the protein MRASESPGTVVLLGSSGMLGQELISACPELANRMVAFADSTALDVTDEAAVRAALVPLKPAIIINATAYTNVDGAESDRDQAARVNGDGPGILARIAVEQGALLVHYSTDYVFNGEGRRPYAVTDPTDPVNWYGATKLAGEVAIRRSGCRHLIIRTSWLYAPHGRNFVQTILQHAAAKPELRVVMDQRGRPTLAADLAEMTCRLIHRGAEGTFHATNSGDCSWFEFAEAIVDEAGLACRVLPIETNEFPRPARRPRFSVLDLSGTTNLIGQPRHWLDALRACLREILPGAANHLPTAAQVH